In Equus przewalskii isolate Varuska chromosome 6, EquPr2, whole genome shotgun sequence, one DNA window encodes the following:
- the LOC103563662 gene encoding olfactory receptor 7D4-like, translated as MEAGNHTGVSEFLLLGLSEDPALQPLLFGVLLSIYMVAVLGNLLIILAVGSDSHLHTPMYFFLSNLSVVDICFTSTTVLKMLVNMQAESKDISYTGCLTQVYFFLIFALLDDFLLTVMAYDRFVAICHPLHYMVIMNPRLCSLLVLMCWFISFWVSLLHILLLRQLTFCIGTEIPHFFCELAQVLKVACSDTLINNIVLSVATALLGVFPLVGILFSYSQIVFSLLRMSSSGGKCKAFSACGSHLSAVSLFYGTSLGVYFSSSVTHSSQRSLITSVMYTVVTPMLNPFIYSLRNKDVKGALGRLLSQAAPCL; from the coding sequence ATGGAAGCAGGAAACCACACAGGAGTATCAGAATTCCTCCTCCTGGGTCTCTCAGAGGATCCTGCACTGCAGCCCCTGCTCTTTGGAGTGTTGTTGTCCATTTACATGGTCGCCGTGCTTGGGAACTTGCTCATTATCCTGGCTGTTGGCTCTGACTCCCACCTCCAtacccccatgtacttcttcctctctaACCTGTCCGTTGTTGACATCTGTTTTACCTCCACCACTGTCCTGAAGATGCTGGTGAACATGCAGGCAGAGAGCAAAGACATCTCCTACACAGGATGCTTAACTCAggtgtatttctttttgatttttgctttactGGATGATTTCCTCCTGactgtgatggcctatgaccggtTTGTGGCCATCTGCCACCCCCTGCACTACATGGTCATCATGAACCCACGCCTCTGTAGCCTCCTGGTTCTGATGTGCTGGTTCATCAGTTTCTGGGTCTCTCTGCTTCATATTCTACTATTGAGGCAGCTGACCTTCTGCATAGGCACTGAAATTCCACATTTCTTCTGTGAACTGGCTCAGGTTCTCAAGGTGGCCTGCTCTGACACCCTCATCAATAACATTGTCTTGTCTGTAGCAACTGCCCTGCTGGGTGTGTTTCCTCTTGTTGGAATCCTCTTCTCTTACTCTCAAATTGTCTTCTCTCTACTGAGGATGTCTTCTTCAGGAGGAAAATGCAAAGCATTTTCCGCCTGTGGCTCTCACCTCTCTGCGGTCTCCTTGTTCTATGGGACAAGCCTGGGGGTCTACTTCAGTTCTTCTGTGACCCATTCTTCCCAGAGAAGCTTGATCACCTCAGTGATGTACACCGTGGTcacccccatgctgaaccccttcatctacagcctgaggaacaaggaTGTGAAGGGGGCCCTGGGAAGGCTCCTTAGCCAAGCAGCCCCTTGTCTGTGA